One window of Lytechinus variegatus isolate NC3 chromosome 2, Lvar_3.0, whole genome shotgun sequence genomic DNA carries:
- the LOC121409532 gene encoding galanin receptor 2a-like: MELTSLEGATKPTTTISTSTDVVVDDHGWSVSGIEHSALVRTVYGVIGFSGMAGNALVCFVLIRVPPLRTRTSRFVVNLAIADFLTSFWLIPIHVFPQVPSIPKGLAGEFMCRFYISKYILWLFIITSIYFLVVVTLERYVAVVHPLKYKRVFTTRLTVLISSCCLLIGIMAPTFFFFVYDVVDSVCIYLPYPSPAHKLGVGLLCFTVIYGIPIVILLLLHSQTIKSLRRQAKTLAANIAEHGQSEQPRRNVNISGEIEGNRRPTVVDNANNKWHLKVANDMQKTFFVVILVFILCWAPNQLLFLCYSLGAPVDFSKTYYHFSVIFAVCNSCANPFIYVFKNKLFRRGIRQAVRCVGRGDHDDRSASVSFRQFENSVQPHSTTLHQQNQSRHTTVSVGSMSIAPANNCSAMNSAHK; this comes from the exons ATGGAACTTACATCTTTGGAAGGCGCCACGAAGCCAACCACGACCATATCAACGAGCACTGACGTTGTCGTCGACGATCATGGTTGGTCCGTGAGCGGGATCGAACACAGTGCCTTGGTCCGTACCGTCTACGGGGTCATCGGTTTCAGCGGAATGGCGGGGAATGCGCTCGTCTGCTTCGTTCTCATACGCGTACCTCCACTTCGTACGCGCACTAGCCGGTTCGTCGTCAACCTCGCCATCGCTGATTTTCTCACTTCCTTCTGGCTTATACCCATTCATGTGTTTCCACAAGTTCCATCCATACCAAAGGGACTGGCAGGCGAATTTATGTGTCGTTTTTACATTTCGAAATATATCCTCTGGCTATTCATCATCACGTCCATCTATTTCCTAGTGGTGGTGACCTTGGAACGCTATGTTGCCGTGGTGCATCCGTTGAAATACAAGCGTGTTTTCACCACAAGGCTCACCGTACTTATTTCCTCTTGTTGCTTGCTTATTGGTATCATGGCGCCaacattcttcttcttcgtaTATGATGTCGTCGACAGCGTATGTATCTACTTGCCCTACCCAAGCCCAGCACACAAATTG GGTGTAGGTTTGCTGTGCTTTACTGTTATCTACGGTATTCCCATCGTTATCCTGCTATTGTTGCACAGTCAGACCATCAAGTCCCTGAGACGTCAAGCCAAGACCCTCGCTGCCAACATTGCAGAACATGGACAATCTG aACAACCTCGCAGGAATGTCAACATTTCAGGAGAGATAGAAGGGAATCGTCGACCCACGGTGGTTGACAATGCCAACAACAAATGGCACCTGAAGGTAGCGAATGACATGCAGAAGACGTTCTTCGTGGTCATCCTGGTCTTCATCCTCTGCTGGGCACCAAACCAGTTGCTGTTTCTCTGCTACTCCCTCGGCGCGCCTGTCGACTTCAGCAAGACCTACTACCACTTCTCCGTCATCTTTGCGGTATGCAACTCTTGCGCGAATCCCTTCATATACGTCTTCAAGAACAAGTTGTTCCGTCGTGGTATACGTCAGGCAGTGCGTTGCGTCGGTCGTGGTGACCACGATGATAGGTCGGCCAGTGTCTCATTCAGACAGTTTGAAAACAGCGTTCAACCGCACTCTACGACCTTGCACCAACAAAATCAATCCCGACATACAACAGTGTCTGTAGGTTCCATGTCAATTGCTCCGGCGAACAATTGCTCCGCTATGAATTCCGCACACAAATGA